A stretch of Amycolatopsis balhimycina FH 1894 DNA encodes these proteins:
- a CDS encoding winged helix-turn-helix domain-containing protein encodes MTEPRRRRPATPEEAKALGHPLRLRIMRLCLVEELTNKQLADRLGRDPGTVLHHVRQLVAAGLLEPAPVRTGPSGALEKPYRSNNETWWLDGPLASADAETRFAPIEIFQEELREAGPDSVAVYEKFLLHLSPEEVEELDRRILAVLDEYVATDSERTGRPAIGGIFVLHHVKRDG; translated from the coding sequence ATGACCGAACCCCGCCGTCGCCGGCCCGCGACCCCCGAGGAGGCGAAGGCGCTCGGCCACCCCCTGCGGCTGCGCATCATGCGGCTGTGCCTGGTCGAGGAGCTGACGAACAAGCAGCTGGCCGACCGCCTCGGCCGCGACCCCGGCACGGTCCTGCACCACGTGCGGCAGCTGGTGGCCGCGGGCCTCCTGGAGCCGGCCCCGGTCCGCACCGGCCCGAGCGGCGCGCTGGAGAAGCCGTACCGCTCGAACAACGAAACGTGGTGGCTGGACGGCCCCCTGGCGAGCGCGGACGCCGAGACGCGGTTCGCGCCCATCGAGATCTTCCAGGAGGAGCTGCGCGAAGCGGGCCCGGACTCGGTGGCGGTGTACGAGAAGTTCCTGCTGCACCTGTCCCCCGAGGAGGTCGAGGAACTCGACCGCCGGATCCTGGCGGTGCTGGACGAGTACGTGGCGACCGACTCCGAACGCACCGGCCGCCCGGCGATCGGCGGGATCTTCGTGCTGCACCACGTCAAACGCGACGGCTGA
- a CDS encoding DUF1996 domain-containing protein, producing MSRTQGRHRLSRRTKIATGGLALAIAVGGIVVATTTGNTGEASADEANPAFFVDILKVQPNQFDPRPVTGASTGTFTVDCGRNENQHFNPDNFIAQPGVRNGAQHLHDYVGNLSTNADSNNKSLLKAGTTCRNGDKSAYFWPVVRIDTGEAEKNEPAKKPDGDRAQADQESKTVQVSCPDVASKLADIPDQAMAEVDSNLDQLDAQADEANKRIAATQGQGGPDFVRNAILNPLKDRRAAIIDRIAIAIGRFAPKPGDLGGLAPCATKPGKDTGTPTPPPSTTAGGALPGQDENNELPGNDGKILRPQRVQLTFRGSPVGKVVAMPRFLRVLYGDAKVSTNGPANARASWTCTGFENRVTDKYPICPQNSKVKRIHTFPSCWDGKNTDSANHRTHIVFPDQSGRCAKGFKAVPQLQISLTYDIPRDIQLKKQYKVDAFPQEKHNPLSDHDDFANVMSQRIMNGLVNCVNRGRTCRS from the coding sequence ATGTCCCGCACCCAAGGGCGCCATCGCCTGTCCCGTCGCACGAAGATCGCGACCGGCGGCCTCGCCCTCGCCATCGCGGTCGGTGGCATCGTCGTCGCGACGACCACCGGCAACACCGGTGAAGCGAGCGCCGACGAGGCGAACCCCGCGTTCTTCGTCGACATCCTCAAGGTGCAGCCGAACCAGTTCGACCCGCGGCCGGTCACCGGCGCGTCGACGGGCACCTTCACCGTGGACTGCGGCCGCAACGAGAACCAGCACTTCAACCCCGACAACTTCATCGCCCAGCCCGGCGTCCGCAACGGCGCCCAGCACCTGCACGACTACGTCGGCAACCTCTCCACCAACGCCGACTCCAACAACAAGAGCCTCCTCAAGGCCGGCACCACCTGCCGCAACGGCGACAAGTCCGCCTACTTCTGGCCCGTCGTCCGCATCGACACCGGCGAGGCGGAGAAGAACGAGCCCGCCAAGAAGCCCGACGGCGACCGGGCCCAGGCCGACCAGGAGTCGAAGACCGTCCAGGTGTCCTGCCCGGACGTCGCCAGCAAGCTCGCCGACATCCCCGACCAGGCGATGGCGGAGGTCGACAGCAACCTCGACCAGCTCGACGCGCAGGCCGACGAGGCCAACAAGCGCATCGCGGCGACGCAGGGCCAGGGCGGCCCGGACTTCGTCCGCAACGCGATCCTGAACCCGCTCAAGGACCGGCGCGCCGCGATCATCGACCGGATCGCCATCGCGATCGGCCGGTTCGCGCCGAAGCCGGGTGACCTGGGCGGTCTCGCGCCGTGCGCGACGAAGCCGGGCAAGGACACGGGAACGCCCACGCCGCCGCCGAGCACCACTGCCGGCGGCGCGCTGCCCGGCCAGGACGAGAACAACGAGCTGCCCGGCAACGACGGCAAGATCCTGCGCCCGCAGCGGGTGCAGCTCACCTTCCGCGGCAGCCCGGTCGGCAAGGTCGTGGCGATGCCGCGCTTCCTGCGCGTGCTCTACGGCGACGCGAAGGTGTCGACCAACGGGCCGGCCAACGCCCGGGCGAGCTGGACGTGCACCGGGTTCGAGAACCGCGTCACCGACAAGTACCCGATCTGCCCGCAGAACAGCAAGGTCAAGCGCATCCACACGTTCCCGAGCTGCTGGGACGGGAAGAACACCGACAGCGCCAACCACCGCACGCACATCGTGTTCCCGGACCAGTCCGGCCGGTGCGCCAAGGGGTTCAAGGCCGTGCCGCAGCTGCAGATCTCGCTGACCTACGACATCCCGCGGGACATCCAGCTCAAGAAGCAGTACAAAGTGGACGCTTTCCCGCAGGAGAAGCACAACCCGCTGTCCGACCACGACGACTTCGCCAACGTGATGTCGCAGCGGATCATGAACGGACTGGTCAACTGCGTCAACCGCGGACGGACCTGCCGGTCGTGA
- a CDS encoding GAF domain-containing protein produces MPAILAAVGGIAHEVELPVLLHRAVTATCELVGARRGRLELPEGGVARYGSGDPGAGAVELPIRSGARTFGTLAVEPGDGGEFGRREREVLGALTAATGIAVEKALLVDQMRRRERWLEASYDVTRALLAAEDLHGTLRLVAERARVVAGGTAGAIARPDGPGQLVFDVVEPPGEDADRLTGLTVPTEGTATGMAFTTRRPVVVRDYGERVQEQQRDRAGAMPAMIKDLDSAISVPLIVGDETLGVLVVAKFRDRSPFTGSDVQLAETFAGHAALAVEFSRAQEARQQLAVFSDRDRIARDLHDLVIQRLFATGLGLEGVSRLIADEGVAARVAGFAQDLDGTIREIRNSIFSLQAPAQAHGSLRAELLRVAVDARDALGFEPRVGFDGPLDAAVPDAVRSDLIASLREALTNVARHARAGSSSVEVTVDGLGRRLSLVVRDDGAGPPREAGRISGLANLAARAARWGGNCVLAAAEGRGARLEWTAELPARAGGQGSGR; encoded by the coding sequence ATGCCGGCGATCCTCGCGGCGGTGGGCGGCATCGCTCACGAGGTCGAGCTGCCGGTCCTGCTGCACCGCGCGGTCACGGCGACGTGCGAGCTGGTGGGGGCCCGGCGCGGGCGGCTGGAACTGCCCGAAGGCGGTGTCGCCCGGTACGGCAGCGGCGACCCCGGCGCCGGAGCGGTCGAGCTGCCGATCCGCTCGGGCGCGCGGACGTTCGGGACCCTCGCGGTCGAGCCCGGCGACGGCGGCGAGTTCGGCCGCCGCGAGCGGGAGGTGCTGGGCGCGCTGACCGCGGCGACCGGGATAGCCGTGGAAAAGGCCCTGCTCGTCGACCAGATGCGCCGCCGCGAACGCTGGCTCGAGGCGTCCTACGACGTCACCAGGGCCCTGCTCGCGGCGGAGGACCTGCACGGCACGCTCCGGCTGGTCGCCGAACGCGCCCGCGTCGTCGCCGGCGGGACCGCGGGCGCGATCGCGCGGCCCGACGGCCCGGGACAGCTGGTGTTCGACGTCGTCGAGCCCCCGGGTGAGGACGCCGACCGCCTCACCGGGCTGACCGTGCCGACCGAGGGCACCGCCACCGGGATGGCGTTCACCACCCGCCGCCCGGTCGTCGTGCGCGACTACGGCGAGCGCGTCCAGGAGCAGCAGCGCGACCGGGCCGGGGCGATGCCGGCGATGATCAAGGACCTGGACTCGGCGATCTCGGTGCCGCTGATCGTCGGCGACGAGACCCTCGGCGTGCTGGTGGTCGCGAAGTTCCGCGACCGGTCGCCGTTCACCGGCTCCGACGTCCAGCTGGCCGAGACGTTCGCCGGGCACGCGGCGCTCGCCGTCGAGTTCTCGCGGGCGCAGGAGGCGCGGCAGCAGCTGGCGGTCTTCTCCGACCGCGACCGGATCGCCCGCGACCTGCACGACCTGGTGATCCAGCGGCTGTTCGCGACCGGGCTCGGGCTGGAGGGGGTCAGCAGGCTGATCGCCGACGAGGGTGTCGCCGCGCGCGTCGCCGGGTTCGCCCAGGACCTCGACGGCACGATCCGGGAGATCCGCAACAGCATCTTCTCGCTGCAGGCGCCCGCGCAGGCCCACGGCAGCCTCCGCGCGGAGCTGCTGCGGGTGGCGGTGGACGCCCGGGACGCGCTCGGCTTCGAACCGCGCGTCGGCTTCGACGGGCCGCTGGACGCCGCGGTGCCGGACGCCGTCCGCTCCGACCTGATCGCGTCCCTGCGCGAGGCGCTGACGAACGTCGCGCGCCACGCCCGGGCGGGCTCGTCGTCGGTCGAGGTCACCGTGGACGGGCTCGGCAGGCGGCTGAGCCTGGTGGTGCGCGACGACGGCGCCGGCCCACCGCGGGAGGCCGGCCGGATCAGCGGGCTCGCCAACCTGGCCGCGCGGGCTGCCCGGTGGGGCGGGAACTGTGTGCTGGCGGCCGCCGAGGGTCGCGGGGCGCGGCTGGAATGGACCGCCGAGCTGCCGGCGCGGGCCGGCGGGCAGGGGAGTGGACGATGA
- a CDS encoding response regulator produces MTIAVFLLDDHELVRTGLKTVFESEADIDVVGEAGTAAEALVRIPQARPDVAILDVRLPDGQGVEVCREIRSTVEPPPACLMLTSYSDDDALFGAIMAGAAGYMLKQVSGRSLVEAVRTVAAGGSLLDVTLTASVMNKLRGADVAAPDPRYEQLSPQERRVLDLVAEGLTNRQIAERLFLAEKTVKNYVSSVLHKLGVERRTSAAVYMSQRRAEPGH; encoded by the coding sequence ATGACGATCGCGGTGTTCCTGCTGGACGACCACGAGCTGGTCCGGACCGGGCTGAAGACGGTCTTCGAGAGCGAGGCGGACATCGACGTGGTCGGGGAGGCGGGAACGGCGGCCGAGGCGCTGGTCCGGATCCCGCAGGCCCGCCCCGACGTGGCGATCCTCGACGTCCGGCTGCCCGATGGCCAGGGCGTCGAGGTGTGCCGCGAAATCCGGTCCACTGTGGAGCCGCCGCCGGCGTGCCTGATGCTGACGTCCTATTCGGACGACGACGCGCTGTTCGGCGCGATCATGGCGGGCGCGGCCGGGTACATGCTCAAGCAGGTCTCCGGCCGGTCCCTGGTGGAGGCCGTCCGCACGGTCGCCGCCGGCGGCTCGCTGCTGGACGTCACGCTCACCGCGTCGGTGATGAACAAGCTGCGCGGCGCGGACGTCGCGGCCCCGGACCCGCGGTACGAGCAGCTCAGCCCGCAGGAGCGGCGCGTGCTGGACCTCGTCGCGGAGGGCCTGACGAACCGGCAGATCGCCGAGCGGCTCTTCCTGGCGGAGAAGACCGTGAAGAACTACGTGTCGTCGGTGCTGCACAAGCTCGGGGTCGAGCGGCGCACCTCGGCCGCGGTGTACATGTCCCAGCGACGCGCCGAACCGGGCCATTAG
- a CDS encoding SH3 domain-containing protein: MKMGIVKRVAGVAGIAVAIAVVGASPAFAATGTVHTDSGAALTVRSTPSTSAGSVGSIADGTAVTISCQTNGSTVDGKYGTSDIWDKVGNGYISDAYVYTGSDGRVAPDCDGTTQTCSTSGLGDHRTCAEAVAYAKTRVHTGNDPAYYRWCDRINAQNYGFTASGSDTAYIHWTQIPASLKHPGDYQVPAGGLAFFSNGGSGHTMISIGGGEFLSNDINGPGSYGKTTIAAIKSTWGQTYVGWAQPWFKVNH, encoded by the coding sequence ATGAAAATGGGCATCGTGAAGCGCGTGGCCGGCGTGGCCGGTATCGCCGTGGCGATCGCGGTCGTCGGGGCGAGCCCGGCATTCGCGGCGACCGGGACGGTGCACACCGACTCGGGCGCGGCGCTGACCGTGCGGTCGACCCCGAGCACCTCCGCGGGTTCGGTCGGCAGCATCGCCGACGGCACCGCGGTGACCATCTCCTGCCAGACCAACGGGTCGACGGTCGACGGCAAGTACGGCACCAGCGACATCTGGGACAAGGTGGGCAACGGCTACATCAGCGACGCCTACGTCTACACCGGCTCGGACGGCCGCGTGGCCCCCGACTGCGACGGCACGACGCAGACCTGCTCCACCTCGGGCCTCGGGGACCACCGGACCTGCGCGGAGGCGGTCGCCTACGCCAAGACCCGCGTGCACACCGGCAACGACCCGGCCTACTACCGCTGGTGCGACCGCATCAACGCGCAGAACTACGGCTTCACCGCGTCCGGCTCGGACACCGCCTACATCCACTGGACGCAGATCCCCGCCTCGCTGAAGCACCCGGGCGACTACCAGGTCCCGGCCGGTGGCCTGGCGTTCTTCTCCAACGGCGGGTCCGGCCACACGATGATCTCGATCGGCGGCGGCGAGTTCCTGTCGAACGACATCAACGGCCCGGGCAGCTACGGCAAGACGACGATCGCGGCGATCAAGAGCACCTGGGGCCAGACCTACGTCGGCTGGGCGCAGCCGTGGTTCAAGGTGAACCACTGA
- a CDS encoding pyridoxamine 5'-phosphate oxidase family protein: MVEDVGFGLLLDRQQCLALLRSATLGRVIFTHRAMPAVRPVRFTVVDDAVVFAVPADSPLYAGARDAVVAFEADEFAADFGAGWYVSLLGRATESVAADLGELTCPCRPRPGRRFLRIPAETISGHRVTCHAE, from the coding sequence ATGGTGGAAGACGTGGGCTTCGGGCTGCTGCTGGACCGGCAGCAGTGCCTCGCCCTGCTTCGCTCGGCGACCCTCGGACGGGTGATTTTCACCCACCGGGCGATGCCCGCCGTGCGTCCGGTGCGCTTCACCGTCGTCGACGACGCCGTGGTCTTCGCCGTACCGGCCGACAGCCCTCTCTACGCGGGCGCGCGCGACGCCGTCGTCGCCTTCGAAGCCGACGAGTTCGCCGCCGACTTCGGCGCCGGGTGGTACGTCAGCCTGCTGGGGCGCGCCACCGAGTCCGTCGCCGCCGACCTCGGCGAGCTCACCTGCCCCTGCCGGCCCCGGCCCGGCCGCCGTTTCCTGCGCATCCCGGCCGAGACCATCAGCGGTCACCGCGTCACCTGCCACGCCGAGTAA
- a CDS encoding sigma-70 family RNA polymerase sigma factor, translating into MPPHSAQDGRAPASTFTVDPALVRSAVRGNRAAVSGLLRTLRPVVFRYCLGRLRTWPDGSSDAEDCAQDVLLAIVRALPGYRHDAEAFLPFVFGIAAHKVSDFHRQRARDRTSPVAEPPADRWVGTDPTGEEVERSAALDWSAGLLDTLPPRQREILVLRIILGLSAEETATAVGLSSAGAVRVAQHRALTTLRRGLLAHKRAS; encoded by the coding sequence ATGCCGCCGCACTCAGCCCAGGACGGCCGCGCTCCCGCCTCGACGTTCACGGTCGACCCGGCGCTCGTCCGGTCGGCGGTGCGCGGGAACCGCGCCGCGGTGAGCGGGCTGCTGCGCACGCTGCGCCCGGTGGTGTTCCGCTACTGCCTCGGCCGGCTCCGCACGTGGCCGGACGGTTCGTCCGATGCCGAAGACTGCGCGCAGGACGTGCTGCTGGCGATCGTGCGCGCGCTGCCCGGCTACCGCCACGACGCCGAGGCCTTCCTGCCGTTCGTCTTCGGCATCGCCGCGCACAAGGTGTCCGACTTCCACCGGCAGCGGGCCCGCGACCGCACCAGCCCGGTCGCCGAACCGCCCGCGGACCGGTGGGTGGGCACGGACCCGACAGGCGAGGAGGTCGAGCGCTCCGCCGCGCTCGACTGGTCGGCTGGGCTGCTCGACACGCTTCCGCCGCGCCAGCGCGAAATCCTGGTGCTGCGCATCATCCTCGGCCTTTCGGCCGAAGAGACGGCCACTGCGGTCGGCCTCAGCAGCGCCGGCGCGGTCCGCGTCGCCCAGCACCGCGCGCTCACCACTTTGCGGCGGGGCCTGCTCGCGCACAAACGCGCTTCCTGA
- a CDS encoding MFS transporter — translation MSGLGGTYWRLWSAAGLSSLADGVLKVALPLIAVGYTRSPVLIAGLAFAFSLPWLLFALPAGALVDRLDRRRAMLTANVLRGGLLAGVLLLTVLGGGSIWALYVVALGAGSAETVYDTAAQSIVPQVVGRTRLARANGRMYAVEQTANEFAGPPLAGLLAAAGAGAAFGTPVVLWAAAVAVLLLVRGPYRVPRDGRTTLRADIAEGLRFLWHHKVLRTFTVMVGAFNFATGATFAVLVLHAVGPGSAMGLSAPAFGLLMASVAAGSLAGSFLAEPVERRLGRVRALWVSWLAGGLTVGVLAVTADPYAVGVVFFAGGAGLLVSNVVMVSLRQRLTPDRLLGRLNSSHRLVAWGTKSLGALAGGAIAQAAGLHAVFVLMGVLALGAVAGLSGVTEDVLAAAERDAVTR, via the coding sequence GTGAGCGGACTCGGAGGTACCTACTGGCGGCTGTGGTCCGCCGCCGGCCTGTCCAGCCTCGCCGACGGCGTCCTGAAGGTCGCCCTGCCGCTGATCGCCGTGGGCTACACGCGCTCGCCGGTGCTGATCGCGGGCCTGGCCTTCGCCTTCAGCCTGCCGTGGCTGCTCTTCGCGCTGCCCGCCGGCGCGCTCGTCGACCGGCTCGACCGGCGGCGCGCGATGCTCACCGCGAACGTCCTCCGCGGCGGGCTGCTCGCCGGGGTGCTGCTCCTGACCGTGCTGGGCGGGGGATCGATCTGGGCGCTGTACGTCGTCGCGCTCGGGGCCGGCTCCGCCGAGACCGTCTACGACACCGCGGCCCAATCGATCGTCCCGCAGGTCGTCGGCCGGACCCGGCTGGCGCGCGCCAACGGCCGGATGTACGCCGTCGAGCAGACCGCCAACGAGTTCGCCGGGCCGCCGCTGGCGGGGTTGCTGGCCGCGGCCGGTGCCGGGGCCGCGTTCGGCACGCCGGTGGTGCTGTGGGCAGCGGCCGTCGCGGTCCTGCTGCTGGTGCGCGGCCCGTACCGGGTTCCCCGCGACGGGCGCACCACGCTGCGCGCCGACATCGCCGAAGGACTGCGGTTCCTCTGGCACCACAAGGTCCTGCGGACGTTCACCGTCATGGTCGGCGCGTTCAACTTCGCCACCGGCGCCACGTTCGCCGTCCTCGTCCTCCACGCGGTCGGCCCCGGATCGGCGATGGGCCTGTCCGCACCGGCGTTCGGGCTGCTGATGGCGAGCGTCGCCGCGGGCAGCCTGGCCGGGTCGTTTCTCGCCGAGCCGGTCGAACGGCGGCTCGGCCGCGTCCGCGCGCTGTGGGTGTCGTGGCTCGCCGGCGGGCTCACGGTCGGCGTGCTCGCGGTGACCGCCGACCCCTACGCGGTCGGGGTGGTGTTCTTCGCCGGCGGCGCCGGACTCCTGGTGTCGAACGTGGTGATGGTGTCATTGCGCCAGCGGCTCACCCCCGACCGGTTGCTCGGCAGGCTCAACAGCAGTCACCGGCTCGTGGCCTGGGGCACCAAGTCCCTCGGCGCCCTGGCCGGCGGCGCGATCGCGCAGGCGGCCGGCCTGCACGCGGTGTTCGTGCTGATGGGTGTGCTGGCGCTCGGCGCGGTGGCCGGGCTCTCCGGGGTGACGGAAGACGTGCTCGCGGCGGCCGAACGCGACGCGGTCACTCGCTGA
- a CDS encoding MmcQ/YjbR family DNA-binding protein, which produces MVTGDEVRAFAAGLPRAYEAYVRDQIKFRIGQIVFLALSPDETLMGFAYPREQRAALVAGDPEKFLLPAPSDMRYRWVRCRLAAIGPEEMRELVVDAWRICVPKKVWTAYLETHPLSE; this is translated from the coding sequence ATGGTCACCGGTGACGAGGTCCGCGCGTTCGCGGCCGGCCTCCCCCGCGCTTACGAGGCGTACGTGCGGGACCAGATCAAGTTCCGGATCGGGCAGATCGTCTTCCTCGCGCTGTCGCCTGACGAAACACTGATGGGCTTCGCCTATCCGCGCGAGCAGCGTGCGGCGCTGGTGGCCGGGGACCCGGAGAAGTTCCTCCTGCCGGCGCCGTCGGACATGCGCTACAGGTGGGTCCGCTGCCGGCTGGCGGCGATCGGCCCGGAGGAGATGCGCGAGCTCGTCGTGGACGCCTGGCGGATATGCGTCCCGAAGAAGGTCTGGACCGCGTACCTGGAGACCCACCCGCTCAGCGAGTGA
- a CDS encoding glycoside hydrolase family 43 protein yields MTVPIIPGFHPDPSVCRAGGTYYLANSSFEYVPGVPIRRSTDLVSWELVGHALTRPGQLPPGEGVASGGVFAPTLRHHDGRFHLVTTNVLEPRGHLIVTAEDPAGPWSDPVYVAGTAGIDPDLCWDDAGVCHLTWASFLPTLTGIASVPIDPGTGAMLAEPRLLWNGTGLAAPEGPHLYHVDGWWYLMLAEGGTERGHAVTIARARSLEGPYEPAPANPILTHRSTTHPVQNTGHADLVECADGSWAMVYLGVRPRGKTPQFHVNGRETFLAGVDWVDGWPVVAEDRFTIEPADNSFTDGFATAELHPRWVAPGAGPETFTRWAGPAELRLTADAGRAAPPALLTRALDEQWTASAALDVSGGTAKFVVRLDDRHWYGLVADGASVTATLVIGPAVHAVTKVASGPRVSLRIRALPGASQEPDLLELSVLRQDGRAEVLGSFDGRYLSTEVATGFTGRMIGVEVLDGTATLHEFGYSSGVGTAGSHGADRQD; encoded by the coding sequence ATGACGGTCCCGATCATCCCGGGATTCCACCCCGACCCGTCCGTCTGCCGGGCCGGCGGCACCTACTACCTGGCGAACTCGAGCTTCGAGTACGTGCCCGGCGTCCCGATCCGCCGCAGCACCGACCTCGTCTCCTGGGAGCTCGTGGGGCACGCGCTCACCCGGCCCGGCCAGCTGCCGCCGGGCGAGGGCGTGGCGAGCGGTGGCGTCTTCGCTCCGACCCTGCGGCACCACGACGGCCGGTTCCACCTCGTGACGACCAACGTCCTCGAGCCGCGCGGGCACCTGATCGTGACCGCCGAGGATCCGGCCGGTCCGTGGTCCGACCCGGTGTACGTGGCCGGCACGGCCGGGATCGACCCGGACCTCTGCTGGGACGACGCCGGGGTCTGCCACCTCACGTGGGCGTCGTTCCTGCCCACGCTGACCGGCATCGCGAGCGTGCCGATCGACCCGGGCACGGGCGCAATGCTCGCCGAGCCGCGGCTGTTGTGGAACGGCACCGGCCTCGCCGCCCCGGAAGGCCCGCACCTGTACCACGTCGACGGCTGGTGGTACCTGATGCTGGCGGAAGGGGGCACCGAGCGCGGCCACGCCGTCACGATCGCGCGCGCCCGCAGCCTGGAGGGCCCCTACGAGCCCGCGCCCGCGAACCCGATCCTGACGCACCGCAGCACCACCCACCCGGTGCAGAACACCGGGCACGCCGACCTGGTCGAGTGCGCCGACGGCAGCTGGGCGATGGTGTACCTGGGGGTCCGGCCGCGCGGCAAGACACCGCAGTTCCACGTCAACGGCCGCGAGACCTTCCTGGCCGGCGTCGATTGGGTGGACGGCTGGCCGGTCGTGGCCGAGGACCGGTTCACGATCGAGCCGGCGGACAACAGCTTCACGGACGGCTTCGCGACCGCCGAACTGCACCCGCGCTGGGTGGCACCCGGCGCCGGCCCGGAGACGTTCACCCGCTGGGCCGGACCGGCCGAGCTGCGCCTCACGGCGGACGCCGGCCGAGCGGCACCACCGGCCCTGCTGACCCGGGCCCTCGACGAGCAGTGGACCGCCTCGGCGGCACTGGACGTCTCCGGCGGTACGGCGAAGTTCGTGGTCCGCCTCGACGACCGGCACTGGTACGGCCTCGTCGCCGACGGCGCCTCGGTGACGGCGACACTGGTCATCGGCCCGGCGGTCCACGCCGTCACGAAGGTCGCGTCGGGTCCCCGGGTGTCCTTGCGGATCCGCGCGCTTCCGGGTGCGTCCCAGGAGCCGGACCTCCTCGAGCTGTCCGTGCTCCGGCAGGACGGGCGGGCGGAGGTCCTCGGCTCGTTCGACGGACGGTATCTGTCCACGGAGGTCGCGACCGGCTTCACCGGCCGCATGATCGGCGTGGAAGTCCTCGACGGCACGGCGACGCTGCATGAGTTCGGTTATTCGTCCGGTGTGGGCACCGCCGGCAGCCACGGGGCCGATCGTCAGGACTGA
- a CDS encoding glycoside hydrolase family 3 protein: MPSPEKLAEAVLLPGFAGTTAPDWLRRRIAGGMGGVILFGRNVVDDEQVAALTAQLRGERDGVVVGIDEEGGDVTRLDVNTGSFVPGPLALGAAGDPELTTAVAAALGERLAACGVTVNLAPCADLTLAAEDPIIGVRAFGSDPAKASQHVAAYVTGLQKYGVAACAKHFPGHGAATEDSHVALPVLPRTPAELREIELVPFAAAIRAGVRSIMSGHLVVAAWGDEPATLNRTALTDVLRGELGFTGAVITDALEMGAVSGAYGRHDGLGRSAVRALEAGADALCLGGAAFEADALDATAAAIVAAVEAGELPLERLEEAASRTAALGTGPAPAQPGPVDRRLGLEAARKALRIRGEVRLDGPPLVVDVRTEPTIAAGPMPWGLGPHLAELVPGTRALTVTPDDAEAVLEAARDFRSVVVVTREAHRHPRVRALLAALSTVDFIRVETGVPGPGDGDGPRIDTFGGSYVSLRAAAEYLA, from the coding sequence ATCGCCGGGGGAATGGGCGGGGTGATCCTCTTCGGCCGCAACGTCGTCGACGACGAGCAGGTCGCCGCGCTCACCGCGCAGCTGCGCGGTGAGCGGGACGGCGTCGTGGTCGGGATCGACGAGGAAGGCGGTGACGTCACCCGCCTCGACGTGAACACCGGGTCGTTCGTGCCGGGCCCGCTCGCCCTCGGCGCGGCCGGCGACCCGGAGCTGACCACCGCCGTCGCCGCCGCGCTCGGCGAGCGCCTGGCGGCCTGCGGTGTCACCGTCAACCTCGCACCGTGCGCGGACCTGACGCTGGCGGCCGAGGACCCGATCATCGGCGTCCGCGCGTTCGGATCCGACCCGGCGAAGGCGTCGCAGCACGTCGCGGCTTACGTGACGGGCCTGCAGAAGTACGGCGTCGCGGCGTGCGCCAAGCACTTCCCCGGCCACGGCGCGGCGACCGAAGACTCGCACGTCGCCCTGCCGGTGCTGCCCCGCACTCCGGCGGAACTGCGGGAGATCGAGCTGGTCCCGTTCGCCGCGGCGATCCGGGCCGGCGTGCGCTCGATCATGTCGGGCCACCTGGTCGTGGCGGCCTGGGGCGACGAGCCGGCCACGCTCAACCGGACGGCGCTCACCGACGTCCTGCGCGGCGAGCTCGGCTTCACCGGCGCGGTGATCACCGACGCCCTCGAGATGGGCGCGGTGTCCGGCGCGTACGGGCGGCACGACGGCCTCGGCCGGTCCGCCGTCCGGGCCCTCGAAGCGGGCGCGGACGCGCTGTGCCTGGGCGGCGCGGCGTTCGAAGCGGACGCCCTCGACGCGACCGCGGCGGCGATCGTCGCGGCGGTCGAAGCGGGGGAGCTGCCCCTGGAGCGGCTCGAGGAGGCGGCTTCGCGGACGGCGGCGCTGGGCACCGGCCCCGCGCCGGCGCAGCCGGGCCCGGTCGACCGGCGGCTCGGCCTGGAGGCGGCCCGCAAGGCGCTCCGGATCCGGGGTGAAGTGCGGCTGGATGGCCCGCCACTGGTCGTCGACGTCCGGACCGAGCCGACCATCGCGGCCGGGCCGATGCCGTGGGGCCTCGGCCCGCACCTCGCCGAGCTGGTGCCGGGCACGCGAGCGCTCACCGTGACCCCCGACGACGCCGAAGCGGTGCTCGAAGCGGCCCGGGACTTCCGCAGCGTCGTCGTGGTCACGCGGGAGGCGCACCGGCACCCGCGGGTGCGCGCCCTGCTCGCCGCACTGTCCACTGTGGACTTCATTCGCGTGGAGACCGGGGTGCCGGGCCCCGGCGACGGCGACGGCCCGCGGATCGACACGTTCGGCGGCTCGTACGTCAGCCTGCGCGCCGCGGCCGAGTATCTGGCCTGA